From the genome of Odocoileus virginianus isolate 20LAN1187 ecotype Illinois chromosome 4, Ovbor_1.2, whole genome shotgun sequence:
AAATTCATTTCTTGTCTTCCAAATTCACTCACCCAGATTTTCCCCAGCTTGATGACTGAAGTGTAAAGCTATTGACTGTTACCAAGATATATTGTAAACCATTTAAAGTATAAATGGTTTAACATTAAGGATAATATATGATTGTTATTTCAGAATTGAAATTCTCCATTAGTAAGAATTAACAATGTGTTCTAAGCCTATTCAACCAaatcattaattatttttcagaggattttgaatataatgttaaaaatataagctGTTAGAGCTGGAGCAATTCTTATTTATCATTCAGccagatatttgtttttctggaggaGAAACTATGTTGGTTTCCTGCAAAGGCATCactagaaccggggtctcctgactTCTGGTTATGTTTTCTGTCTTCCATACAACACTGAAATATACTTGACTTTCTACCACTCTTCTCTTGTTGGTCTAGGCATGATtgttacatgttttaaaatgttttttgtcAGGCACTCTGCAAGCAACCCGTGCCTTGATGGTGATTGGCATCCTGCTGGGACTAATAGCCATCTTTGTGGCCACCGTTGGCATGAAGTGTATGAAGTGCATGGAAGATGATGAGGCTCAGAAGATGCGGATGGCTGTCTTTGGGGGCGTGATCTTTCTTATTTCAGGTAAGAGAGGCCCTGTCCCTCTTAGACCTTATCAAACTCTTTCTGACATTTTTTAAGGTCTAGTTTTTGGCTTCCTTAGATAATGTTGGATTTATGTTGGCTTTATTGCTCTTGAATCAATTGAATTTAGTTCCTTTAAAATATGAAGACATAGAAACTTTAAATCCAGTTGACTTTCACATCCTCAAATGGGAACTGAATAAAAATCTGAAATCTGTGTTCACAGTGGACAGGTCTATTCCCTGAGGTTTCAGGTGCCAACTGGTTCATTAGAAACAGTCTCCTCAAGTGAAGGGAGAGATTTTTTTGATCTAGCAAATACTGAGGACCAATTCTGTGTAATTCAGAAAATTTCTGTGGTGTCTCTACTGATACTACATGGGAAAGATGGGGAATGGTGAGAGAGAGCATGAAGAAGGTATAATTATACAGGTGTGAATGAATGGAATGAATGGGGCTGGAATTATTGGAAGAAGAGGAGGATATTATTCCATATAAGCAATACTGATTCTGAAATGAACAGGTTTTACCcatagatcaatgaaaagaaagggCATTTAGAGTTCAGGTGGAATGTTGGAATggtaggaaatgagaaaaaatgagttaagaaagaaaaataatacagaaaatctTGGAATAAAAACCTTGATAAAAGAGTGAGGTTATATTTtccatagaaaataaatatgtatttattgctttattcaAATCTTATTTTGTGACCTTTGAGAAAATGAGATAGAAGAGGACATGGACAGTTAATTTGTAAAATCTTATAATAAAGTTAATATTAAATAAGTGTGCATATAACATTGtgcatgtatataaaataatagacTATTATATGTCATATACAGTAGGTATCTATTGTTTTGAAATAGACTATTACATatgctttcctgatggctcaacaataaagaatctgcctgccaatgcaggagatacaggtttgatccctgggatgagaagattgcctggaaaaggaaatggaaacccactccaatattcttgcctgggaaatcctatggacagaggagcttggcaagctacagaccgtggggtcacaaagagtcagacataacgtagagactaaacagcaataatacTATTACATAAACTATATATGGTAGTCTGTTGTTTTTGGAAATGACATTCCAAAATTCCAAAAGTGGTATAATCTACCACTAGGAAAAACTAGAATTagattttttcctcattttctctttaataaaagtATGTGGATTTCATGAACAATGAAGGAAGAATGCCTGTGGCTTTACTAAACATTTGGTTAAAGATTATTCAAATTGCTACCGCAAAGCATTTTATTCCCAACACTTAGGTTTTACACCAAAGGCTAAGAATACACTTACTGAGTAGAACTTGTCCTCTGCTGATCTTCTAGTAACTCCCGTCCATCAGTCCTGCAGTCTCAGGAACTTCCTAGGAGTGAGGGTTGCAAGTTCCAAAGTATTCATATTTTCTACTCAAGCAGCCAAAAGCAACAGTGTTTTCCTTCAAGTATTAGAGACAATTAGGTTGGAACACTTATTTTGTAGCAAGAAGAGGGCAATGGGTGTAGCATAGAAATATTTAATCTGTCTAAATTGATGAATTTTTAGACtgactgtgtgctaagtcacttcagttgtgtctgactctttgcgaccctatgtgctgtaacctgctaggctcctctgtccacggggttctccaggcaagaatactggagtgggttgccatgccctcctccaggggatcttcctgacccagggatcgaaacctgtgtctcttacatctcctgcattggcaggcattttccttaccactagcagcacctaaGCCCagactataaaaagaaattatttaggtTCTTTGGATAAGAAAAATGGAGGTATTGTatacttattttaataaatgatagaGTAGATTATTTTGACTAAATGATTTCtgtggggctgcccaggtggctcaacGGTAGAGAATCCACCCGCTAATACAAGACATGCggattcaatcactgggtctggaagatctccaagaggaggaaatggcaacccactccagtattcttgcctggaaaatcccgtggatagaggaacctggcaagctacaatccagacaaagactgagcactgaaatGTGAAAGGCATAAGAAATTGAGAGTGTGCTGCATACGTTGATCTGATGTGGCATCTCAGTGAATCTCATGGCAAGACCTGGAACATCTGGCCAATAGGGGTGTAGGAATTTAGGTGATTGGTGGACTCTGAGCCAGGTCCAATGTGTTCCTGTTATCTAGCTATTTACATTCATTTTGATCCttcaaaaatgtgaattttgcGTTTTGGCCAAGAAGAATGTAGAAGAGTTTTTACCTTCCCTTTTGTAAGTGACGAGCTTTACTAATAAGGTCTTTGGTTTAATCAAAAGTAGTCTAGCACACTAATTTATAACAATCTATTTTAAAGAGATCTTAAATGACCTGAATCTCCTGAATGTTTCCAAAAGAATGTTATTTGTGCCAGGGACCTTAAACTGTAAATGAATAAGATGACATGAACACTCATGTGTGTGCCTAACTTCAACCTAATATTTTTGTCTCTCTTAAGAGAACACTTATAAAAAGTCATGTTTAAACCTCTATTCATCCTAAATTAATGTCTTCTGAATTAAAatgaactaaattaaaaatgtCAGCATTATTGATGAAATTTCATTcttgtaaaatgtaaatttaatgaGCCATGCATTTATGCTCAGTGTTCCATGGTGATTAACAGTCTTTTGTTTTGAATTTCCATAGGTCTGGCTATTTTAGTTGCCACAGCATGGTATGGCAATAGAATTGTTCAAGAATTCTATGACCCCATGACCCCGGTCAATGCCAGGTAATGATAGTCACATATAAAATTGTTTGTTCTCTGAGAAAATACTCTTTTATGTTCTGTAAAGTCCTGTTAGTATGGTGAGTTCTCAGACTTGCTATCCAGAATTTTATGGAATTTTCtgcaaaaattgaaaataacttgAATGGCCTGTgacatattaaaaatagttttataattaCTTTAACAGCATGTATTGGTGacaaaataaacttcaaagtAGAAAAGTTCCAAGCTGTATACTTTCCAAATGGAAAAGTATGCTGgaccttttttcatatttttaaatttttgtttaatattcataaaaatacCAATATATTTGAAACTTCATTTTTGAAGTATATTCTGATACAGCACTTAATTGTGATTATTTGTAACAAAACACAGTTTATGACTGATCGCAAAAACAGTTCTATTGTAGAGGTTAATAACCTCTAACAGAAACTTCATTcctaacaattttatttattaaaaaaaacaattttatttatgaaaaggaTTAGTTACCACTATGATATTTTGTGTCTCATCAcatccataaaataattttagaaagatcatCCTTCTTAATATTGCAAGTTGTGGAAGTTAAAGAGCTGACTCTTGGCTCTCATGTAATGATACCCTTTGATCAGAGACAGGTTCTTTGTCTCACTGTGTTCACTTCTTTAAAGCCTAATAACTATATTCAGAGTCGGGATGTTAAGATGTAATTATTGTTTGTTGAGTGCtaagatgaatggatgaaaaatgCTAGTGGTAGAGAGATAAGGTGTGCTTCTTTGTTTATAATCACCCATGTATAGGAAAACACATATTGCCGTGATGGTGTTGGAACCCATCCCATAAGACTACAAAGTAGGGACAGAAACTGCTGGAGGTCAATAGGCTAAAATTTTACCTATTGGATATGAAAGCACTTTATAAATTGCCAGGCACTATATCCTTACTTCCACTGTCTCACATGATCCTTAAAGTAGTACAGTGAGGAAGGTGGGATCATTTTAAGAGAAGCAGCTGCTGAGGTTGAGACATGGAGTTTGTGGCCCACAATTCAGTAGCTGAGAGTTTGcatcaggattcaaactcaggcctTATCATTCTAGATCCAACCCTTCTCTTTCCTTATTGTCCACCATCAGTCACAGGTCTTCTCCCAGAAATATGGCTTAATACATCCACTTGGATCAACTTAACCTAGAACAATCAATGGGTTGTTTAGAAGTTTTTTCCTCAAAACCATAGGTCAGATTTCAGTGTTTATCAAGGGTTAACTGTTGAAAAGTCTAATAGTCTCCAAAACACtctggcaggttttttttttttttaatagaatactGTTGCTACTTGGTGATAGCACAACTTGTTAAGTTTTAGCCTAGGAACCATGTTCCAGACCTGATTTTTAAGGCATGTAGCATGCTTTACAAGTCTCCTACACATGGAAAAGTCTTTGGAAATATTTGTGTAATTAACCTGGTGTTACCTGCCACATTGCCTGATCTACTGTTGTAAATTGTCAACAACTGCAATGTGAACGTTCTCGTGTGTGTGTCTAACAAACCTTAAAGTACTTCATAAAACTTAAAGGGATcacaggggatttttttttcagtggaaaaaaatatgagTGTGATATCGATTTCATTCTTTAATTACATTAGAGAAGTTTCCAATGGTCCATTGATTAAGCAAAGGtatcaccttttcttttttaggtaTGAATTTGGTCAGGCTCTCTTCATTGGCTGGGCCGCTGCTTCTCTCTGCCTTCTGGGAGGTGCCCTGCTATGCTGCTCCTGTCCCCGGAAAGCAACATCTTACCCAACACCCAGGCCCTACCCCAAGCCAGCACCTTCCAGTGGGAAAGACTATGTGTGACATAGAAGTGAAAGCTGACAACCCTGTTGGAACCAACAGAAAATGGACATTGAAATACTGGCATTGACATTAAGATCTTAGCTTTTGACTATTGTAGTCTGAACTGTGGTATTACAgcaaaaaacatatttttttaaaaaatatccattgCTAAAAATGACTTAGCCTTATCTTATCTCCTTTCCTCAATAGAGAGGGGAAGCGCTTTCCATTTGTATTACTGCTTCCCACTGAGTAATCATCTCAAATGAGGGGAGAGAgcatttcttaaatatatatagatatgtacataaacatgtttttctataaaaaaatTAGTAAGAGTTCTTATTCTCATTGTATTGGTACCAGTATTCTTAAAACatatctaaaaaatgaaaaaaatatttaattcttgattaagtcatttatttggtatttttcaaattcttctttctttatgtATACATATCTAATAGGTCAAATATCACTTACCCTCCTTCAGAAGCTTTTAGTGTCTTTCACAGAAGACCTGACCTGCTTTTACCAAGTATGAATTATTTCAGTTCTTCACATGTGCCCTCTTTATatgtttgtatcatatttttttttaccatgatcTTTTAGCACTTGCTGTGTCATCATTCAGTCATTCTTCATGCCTTTGTTTTTTGTGAGGTTGAGCTTAACTCTTGAATCTGATAACACATTTTATATGCCTATAGGTTAATTCCTAAAGTCAGTAAGAGTCTCTTGCAGACCAGAGCTTTGGGAGCAAATCTTTCTGTGTGTGACTAGATGGTATGTTCCTGTTGACTTTCCCATACGCCTCCTGTACCCTGACCTCTAACACACTtatttgctttgaaaatatttgtccCATTGAAGAACTGTGTGCTGCTTTTCCAAGTAACACAATTCTATTGATTGAATTTTTTGAGCTACTTATTCACAGTTATACACCCTCCCATACTACCTATTCTTCTCCCCTTCCTTAACTGTATTGTTTTCTTGTATAGCTTACCTCTTCCCAGAGAGGAACAGACTGTTTGAATGAAGTACTCGAATTTCTATAGTGATAATCTGATGACAAATATTCTCTCTGTAGCTtatgggcaagtcacttaatctttctcctcttttcccatCTGTCAAATTGAGATAATGATAGTTAACCAGCTGGTAGAGTGATGTGAGTATTAATTAGTTGATATTATGCTCATTCTTTGAACATGAAATATGCCTAAGTAGTGTTTCTATTTGCTAAATTGGCTGTTAAGAAGTCGTTGAACCAAACCTACACACAGGCCTTCCCATGGCTAGGCACCTTCCTGTCTCCACAGGCCTGTTTCCTTCCTTTCAGCTGTGGCCACCATTCTGTTCCATTTTAACCATTGCTCttagttttccagtttgtggaaAATAACTCCTTCACTTCAGCAAGATGTTGTAATGGAAAGGGTGTTGACTTCAGTGTCTGGAGACTTGATTTGAGTCTTGGTGCTATCAATTACAGTGTCAGTTTGGGCAAGGCACAGGTTGCCCTAGATTTATTGCTTCATTTCTAAAAAGAGGATTGTAATGCCTGAACTGCCTACCTCACAGGGCTATTGAGGGGATCCAGCGAGACAGGATACATGTAAATGTGATTTTGTAAGGTGAAAAGTATTGTACTGGGGAAAAGAATTAAGGAATTTAAGTGCATAGATTTTAGACTACTTTTCAAATgactgaaaagagaaattttaagaaatggatTTCCTGTCTTAACCAACCTCTCAAGTGAGGAGACAAGTGAATTTCAgcttgctaagtgaaaaaaaaaaagaggtttaagGAAGTCTTAGTTTTCTTTGATCAGTGTGGCCTGATACTTTTTGTGTGGCTAAGATTTTCTCCTTTCAGGAATGCAGACTTGACCTAGAACAAGTTTGCAGATGTAATGGGTAAAACAGAAGTGTAAGTGTTGACCAAAGAATGGAAGattttttgagttttaataaCTTGTAAGGGTATACAAGATGGATATTGGTTAAGTGATGTTATCAGAGGTATTGCTACTAGCTGGCAGCTAACATAGCTAGGATAGATAGTTTAGAAAAAACCTAGTAAATTTTAGTGTGTCTTCCAAACCTGAAACTCTATGCTCCTAGAATGTATAATTCAAAGAATCTCTGCTACCTTCATAGATCCTAATGATGGGCAAGTATTAATACATGTGGTTACTCGTTGGTAAACTCTGAAAAGAAATCCATAGTACAAAATGGCCAACAGAATTGTGACACCAGAATCTGTCTGACTTTGATATTTTTGTACTCTGCTACCCTACTTGGATAGATATTTCAGGGTTTTGTAATGGGAATTTGTATAAAGCattattctttttcaataaattttttaatataaatcttcagtttttattttttaatcatttatttcaaGATTGCCTTGcatggaagatgagatggctcAAGATAGGATCCGGCTCACCATGTATTCCTGGGAAATAGCTCTGGTGCCTCTGGGCCACCTGTCAAGTATTTGAGTGACTCCACCCACTGGAATGCCCTATTGCTCTCCAACTGTGCTTCATCCTCATCAAGGGTGGTGatagaagagaatggcaggagaTTACTTCATTTCTCTCATCCATAGAAAGGAGACATACTACAATAAATGACTAAGTAATAAAGTAGTCAATTGTAAAGCACTGTGAAAACTTAAGTTGGTTGTGTTTCCTACAAGTTGGCAGAGTGAAAGACAGCTAGAAATCCATTATTGTTTTTGTAATAATtaccaggtggtgcaatggtaaagaatctgcctgccaacgaaggaaatgcagaagatgtaggttcaatccctgggctaggaagatcccctggaggcaaaaacagcaacccactcctgtattcttgcctgggaaatcccatgaacagaggagtctgtcggactacagtccatggggctgcaaagagttctACAGGATTGAGCACATGAGCACGCACACGTTACCAAAACTACTTCTTAGGAAAGCACGTGATGAAACTTATTCACTCATTATCTAAAAATATCAGTGATTGATACAGCCTTAGTTGTAACCACTCCTTAAGTAATTTACATAGTACAGAGACAGGCTAGTAAACAAAGGATTGAGCTCTATGTGGAGTTCTATGGGGAGATTAGCCTTAAGGATGAGAGATGAAGATTATTGTCAGTCTCTTTAAATTACGCAGATGTGTCAGGTCACCACTGTTTCTACAGAATTGAAATCTTCTCCTGGATGGGTCCAGGCCCATGAATTTGAGAGGAAGTAAAATCTCTAAGTGCTGCTAAGAACTCTGAAGAGAAAAGCTGGATTGTCAATCATACCAAGTAGACCCCACCTCTGTGTAAGCTCCTCCTTCTGGATGCCACTGTCCTGCAAACCAAGCTGTCTCTCCTCCTCATCAACTAGTACTTTCTATGTGGATCTGTGTCCAAGTCCAGGGACAACTCCATACCATCCCCATATTCCCACATCTGAAAGCCTGCTGTTGGTCCTAGTAAAATCTGGTAAtggactttttttcccttctttttgagTGTGGCTCAGGTGTAAGATTTCTGCAGTCTCCTTTCCAACCCCAGATATACCTTTAGGTACCCCCAATCTGCCCTAAATTCTCTACAATTAGCTGGTACCTTGGAAACTGGCAGAAGTCACTGCAGTTTCCAGGGTTTTGTAGGGACAGCTTGTTGGATTTAAAAACACAGTGAAAAACACTCTCAATGCTCTGAAACTCTGGAGAACTCATGGTATTTTGACTAATCACCTTCCATTGACAGGTTTTTTCCATATGGCCAATGTCAGCAATTAGACAAGAGATATGGATTTATTCAACtagtatttattaaacacctaccaTAGACTAGTGCCATTAAATGAAGACAAGGCTAAAGGGTATAGGAAATAAATAAGACTCTTTCCTAGGCCCCAGCAGGGTGAAAAGTGTTAAGTGGGAAGAAAAGTAAACTTGAAATCTAGCACTGGTTCTGCCAATGATCAGCCTCAGTGAGCTATAGAGATCTCTATtcactattttttcatttgtaaaaggaAGAGCTTGGCCCCACTCAGAGGTTCTTATCCATAACAATGTGGAAGCTTTTGACCATTGGAGGTTTTTGAAACCTCTGACTTTCAAGGACTTAAACCCAGATTAGGGGAATCAGAATTTCTGAGAAAAGTGTATTAGGTACAAGTTTCCCAGGGGATTCTAATGCACTTTCTGAATTGCGAATCACTGGGCTAGGTTATCTCTCAGGACCAAGTGTGCTCAAAAAATTTTCTGTGTAAACACACATCCAGGTGCTTAGTAGACGACAATATTgtttatttaccttttctctAAGGTCATGGTTCTATTTTATGAttctaggttttttttgtttgttttggtgagAGTATTAGCGCAAGTTCAGTAAGGCCAAACAAGCTGAaacatcagagtttggagcagggAATGTTTTATGGCAGGGCCACTCAAGGGTGACTCCTGTCCTAGAAATCCTGAGTTCCctgaagggtttcagcaaagcacttttaaaagccGGATGAGGGAATAGGGGTCAAAGGGTATGTGATCAActtgtgcacaattctctgattggctgatggtgagaTAACAGGGTGATGTAATAGAGGTTAATATTGACAGTCTTTAGGCTTCAGGAGGCCTGGTGTTATGTGTTCTTGGTCAATGAGTAATTAACATTTTCTATTTGGTGAggggttttctcatctgcaaaacaactctgGAAATCACATCAAAAAccaggtacttcagagaggagctaaagcagagggtATGGGGAAGGACCTGTCCCTGTCCCCAAGGCCCCAAGGGGTCCTGCTCACTTAAGAAGGGAAGGAATTAAAACGAGGCAGTCTTCAGAAGCTATTGTCATATTTCTTTGGTAAATAACCttctttcttgtcattttctattatttttaaatcactcaCCGTAATAGTCATTAATACAAAGCaaattctcttttaaagaaaGCCTTCTGTTTAACAAATAATATTAGTTCAAGGAGGTAAGTGTTTATTGTATTATAATCAGAGTTATTTTCCTTTGTTACATGAAAATTTCAGAAACATCCTTAGCCAAAGCATAATGTtgctacatttatttttaattgtataacATTTCTGAGGTGTTATTTATGGTTTAATTTCTTTAACTTATTGTTTTGATTGTCTattccccccaaaagaaaaaagtaaacacacatacaaaccaATTGAAGGAAGAAAGTTTGAAAGctatacaaatatttcttaaatgagatGACCTGAACTAGAGCACTTTCTTCTCCCAAAggggtatttttttcttttaattgttttgtCCATTAAGTTTCCTGTTTCCATTAATGTTGTGGTTTCCTCAGGTAGCTACTGATgctgcttaattaaaaaaaatccaacaaccTAAGAGAGACCTGAAACAAGCAGACATCTGAAACAAGGGTCAGGGGTAGCAGAGAACATTTCCTTCTAGATGAGAGTGGAATACAAGTAGAAAAATGACCTCTAATAGAGTGAGgacaaaggaatttatttttgagGATAATTTTCaccacaatattttttttcctgataataaaattaaaactaatacaaattaaaactaatgctaataataaagtagaaaaatatagaaaggtagaaataattatttaaatattgtaatagccatactgtgctgtgctactcaaaaacaaaattaataatttgaTGCAACCTTCTCtaatcatattttctttcccaAAGATAAGATTTGGAGATTGTtatcttttcactgttttcatagtatcacaaagtaaaaataattttgatttctttttcttattccatTCAAGTATATGGTAACATACTATTACCATTCAGAGTTcataaacattcattcattcattcattctgataatatttttttaagcagCCAAGTATTTTCTGCCACAAAAGAAACAGTGGACCTGGATTTGTACAATGTAACCAACcatgaataaaatagacaaaaaaaccTTCACTTCTAGAACTTACATTCTATATGGGGAATACAGACAATAAGACAAACATGCTAAACATATAGTATAAGAAATGGTAATAAACTGTATAGAAAAAAACTAGAGTAGGCAAGAACTGGGAAGCTTGGACAAGTGTTACAAATATTCAGAGGGCTCATGCAGCTtaatatgagaaaaacaaacaacccaatgaatAAATAG
Proteins encoded in this window:
- the CLDN1 gene encoding claudin-1; translation: MANAGLQLLGFILAFLGWIGSIVSTALPQWKVYSYASDNIVTAQAIYEGLWMSCVSQSTGQIQCKVFDSLLNLNSTLQATRALMVIGILLGLIAIFVATVGMKCMKCMEDDEAQKMRMAVFGGVIFLISGLAILVATAWYGNRIVQEFYDPMTPVNARYEFGQALFIGWAAASLCLLGGALLCCSCPRKATSYPTPRPYPKPAPSSGKDYV